CGCGGAACACGGCAGGGATGGAAAGGTCGCGGCGCGGGTCGGCGCCACCCCGGCAGATCGCCCCGCTTCCCTCCGAAAAATCGTAGTGAATAACGGGGGCTCTCCCACGGGATTCGATTTCGCTTGGGGTAAGCGATATCGGGTAGAAGGAAAGCGAGAGCTGGTCCCCGCGCCAGGGGTTTTCCCCGGAAGGGGAGTTCCCGAGGATCATCCACGCCGGCCCCCGTCTGTCCGACAGGAGAGAGAAGGCGACGCCGGATCGGGTCCTCGCGGGTTCCCCGTCGATGAACAGGGTCAGGGCACGATCATCCGAACGCACGACGATGGACCGCTGGACATTCTTTTGCAGCCCACCCGCTCCGGTCTCCCGGTACCGGAGCCGGAAAGTTCGTTCCTCTTTGAGGATTCGGAGGATCAGTTCATCCCGCCACTGGCCAAGGAAAAACAGTTCGCGCCCTTCGTCGTCGTGCGCGGACAGGATTCTCGGGAGGGAACCGGACGGTTCCTCGCGGGGGAGCAGATCCATCCGGAGGGTGAACGGCCGGGCGAGATCGATGGCGCCCCCGGGCACAAATAGAGGTTCCTTGCCGAGTACGATCCCGTATTTGTCGAACCGCAAGCCGGACTGTCCGGCGATCCATTGAACGTTATTCTTTGGAACGAACCGGAAAGGCCACAGGCCCACGAAGAGAAGCCCGAGGGAGAGGACGATGCAGACGGTTGCCGTTGATATCCTGACACCGGAGTGCCTGGAGGAACGATGGTCGCCGATCATTCCCGCAATCGTATCATTTACCGATGAGCGCTGAATATGCGATCGAAACCATGAAGCGGAACAAAGGTGTGCTCCTGCTCTCGGCGCTATTGTTAGGGGTGGGGATCGTGCTGTATGCCGTCCCCCTGGCCGGTCTTTTCCGGGCCGCGTTCCGGGACGAGACCTTCTCCTACATCGTCTTCATTCCCCCGGTCAGCCTGTACCTGATCTACGAAGAGCGGAAGAGGATCTTTACCGCGGAATACGGTTCCATCGTCCAGGGCGTTGTCCTGGTCTCCCTGGGTGCCCTCCTGTTCCTGGCCGCCGGGAACGTATCGATCGGTTCGTCGATCCCTGTCGAGCGGTTCGGTCTGCATGCCCTGTCCGCGGTCCTGTTTCTGTGCGGGGTCCTCGGTTTGATGGTCGGCACTGCGGGACTGCGTGCGGCGTGCTTCCCCCTGCTGTTCCTGTTCTTCACGATCCCCATCCCGGAGGGGATCCTGAAGCCGATCGTCCGGTTCCTCCAGGCCGGTTCCGCCGAGGCGGCCTATTGGATGATCCGGGCCGTGGGTGTGCCGGTGTTCCGGGACGGTTTTCTGTTCACGTTGCCGGGCCTGACCGTCGAAGTGGCGGAACAGTGCAGCGGGATCCGCTCGGGCCTTTCCCTCTTCCTGGTCGGGATTCTGGCGGGGCGCATCTTCCTGAAATCCGGTTGGAGGAGGCTGGCCCTGGCGGCGGCGGTGGTGCCGATCACGATCGCGAAGAACGGTTTGCGGATCGTGACGATCAGCCTTCTCGGGGCCTATGTCGATCGCCAGGTGCTGTCGGGGCCCTTGCATCGGGCCGGGGGGATCCCGTTCTTCCTGGTCGCGCTCGTGTTGCTTGCCGTCGTCCTTTGGGCGTTGCGAAGAGGGGAGTCCCGGAAGGCGCCGAGAACCGCTCGCGATCCCATCCCGGGTGCCTGACATGAAAGAAGGAGGCTTGTCTTGCATGACTGGCTGGAAATAAACACCGCGGAGGAAATCGACCGGGTCTCGCGACGGATGCGGGAGGTCGTCGGAGACACGCTGCGGAAGAAGGGCGTCGTGGTTGCCGTGTCCGGCGGGATCGACAGCTCCGTCTGCGCCGCCCTGTCCGTGCGTCGGTGTGCCCGGGTCCGCTCTGGCCCTGATACTGCCGGAGGCGGATTCCTCCCGGAGAGCTGGTGGCGAGGGGGAGACGCCTGCCGGTGCCGGCACCTGGGCGCGCGGTTCGCACGTATACCGACATCACGCCGATCCTTCTCGCCTTCGGCTGCTACCGGTGGCGGGACGAGGCGATCCGCTCGGTGTTCCCGGGGTTCGGGACGGGGTGGAAGTCCAAGATCGTCCTTTCGGGGAGTCCGCTGGAGGGGGACCGGATGAACTTCTTCAAGGTCGTCGTCCGGAACCCGGCGGGGGACCATCAGGAAAAGCGCCTGCCGCTCGATGCGTACCTGCAGGTCGTGGCGGCCACCAATTTCAAGCAGCGGACCCGCAAGACGCTGGAGTATTTCCACGCGGATCGCCTGAACTATGCAGTGGTGGGGACGCCCAACCGGCTGGAGTACGACCAGGGGTTCTTCGTGAAGAACGGGGACGGGGCCGCGGACCTGAAGCCGATCGCGCACCTCTACAAGAGCCAGGTGTACGCTTTGGCGGACGCCCTCGGCCTCCCGGAGGAGATCCGGACCGCGAAGCCCACTACTGATACCTACAGCCTGGAGCAGGGGCAGGACGAGTTCTTCTTCGCTCTCCCGTACGACAAGATGGACGTGGTGTTATGCGGACTGAACCACGGGATGCCGGCGGCACGCGTGGCGGAGGAAACCGGCCTGACGACCGACCAGGTGGAGCGGGTGTTTCAGGACATCCGGACCAAACGCAAGACGACGCACCCGCTCCACATGAAGCCGGTCCCGATCGAACCTGTTCCCGGAAGTTGGTTCTTGATGATCCCCCCCCCCCAAGGTCCCAAGGGCGCTTACTTTGGATCCTTGACGGTCGACCTGAATATGGACTATAATCGGTCTTGTGCGGATAAGCCAACGAGGTGCCTAATGAAATTGTCCAGTCAAATCAAGCCGATCAGTTATCTGAAGGCCCACGCTGCCGAAATCGTGCGCAATATGGGCGATCGGGGGGCGCCGCTCATTATCACCCAGAACGGGGAGGCCAAGGTTGTCCTGCAGGACATCGAAAGCTACGAGCAAACCCAGGAAACCATGGCTCTTCTGAAAATTCTCGCCCTCGGCAACCGTCAAATCGAGGCAGGCAGCGTGGAACCCGCGGATGTTGTGATCCGGCGCCTTCGTGAAGGACCGGGCAATCGCTGATGCCCTTGGTGGTATTTTTGACCGCCGACGCGGCACGAGACCTTGAGGATCTCTATCGATACATCGCCCTGCATGATGCACCGGGCAAAGCGGAATACGTGCTTGCGGGCATCGAGAAGACGTTCGGCAGCCTT
The sequence above is drawn from the Candidatus Deferrimicrobium borealis genome and encodes:
- a CDS encoding exosortase/archaeosortase family protein, with protein sequence MSAEYAIETMKRNKGVLLLSALLLGVGIVLYAVPLAGLFRAAFRDETFSYIVFIPPVSLYLIYEERKRIFTAEYGSIVQGVVLVSLGALLFLAAGNVSIGSSIPVERFGLHALSAVLFLCGVLGLMVGTAGLRAACFPLLFLFFTIPIPEGILKPIVRFLQAGSAEAAYWMIRAVGVPVFRDGFLFTLPGLTVEVAEQCSGIRSGLSLFLVGILAGRIFLKSGWRRLALAAAVVPITIAKNGLRIVTISLLGAYVDRQVLSGPLHRAGGIPFFLVALVLLAVVLWALRRGESRKAPRTARDPIPGA
- a CDS encoding type II toxin-antitoxin system Phd/YefM family antitoxin, encoding MGDRGAPLIITQNGEAKVVLQDIESYEQTQETMALLKILALGNRQIEAGSVEPADVVIRRLREGPGNR
- a CDS encoding LamG domain-containing protein, whose product is MRFDKYGIVLGKEPLFVPGGAIDLARPFTLRMDLLPREEPSGSLPRILSAHDDEGRELFFLGQWRDELILRILKEERTFRLRYRETGAGGLQKNVQRSIVVRSDDRALTLFIDGEPARTRSGVAFSLLSDRRGPAWMILGNSPSGENPWRGDQLSLSFYPISLTPSEIESRGRAPVIHYDFSEGSGAICRGGADPRRDLSIPAVFR